In a single window of the Streptomyces sp. NBC_00094 genome:
- a CDS encoding LacI family DNA-binding transcriptional regulator, whose protein sequence is MGNRGPTLEDVAREAGVSRATVSRVVNGVRNVAPDIQQAVRAAIARTGYTPNQAARSLVTRRTGTVALVLSATGKAFAARVFSDPFFGRVVDGVLPVLRERAIQPVMLVAESEQARTQLVEYLRQGGADGALVVSLDADDPLPAMLVAAGLPTVLFGRPHDAPRCGFVDLDNAAGARLAAEHLWATGRRRPAVIAAPVTAPTARERLDGFREAFAARGVTSVPVVRGRFTVDSGRRAMARLLQDHPGIDAVFAANDLMAQGACQYLCERGVAVPGSVAVVGFDDSVAARRARPTLTTVRQPVERMAAAMAGLLVEELDGGRTGRAPAPKPSEPASKVFEPVLVVRESA, encoded by the coding sequence GTGGGGAATCGAGGACCGACGCTCGAGGACGTCGCACGTGAGGCGGGGGTCTCGCGGGCGACGGTGTCCCGGGTCGTCAACGGCGTGCGCAACGTGGCTCCCGACATCCAGCAGGCCGTACGCGCCGCGATCGCCCGCACCGGCTACACGCCCAATCAGGCCGCCCGGTCCCTGGTGACCCGTCGCACCGGCACGGTCGCCCTGGTGCTCTCCGCGACCGGGAAGGCCTTCGCCGCCCGGGTGTTCTCCGACCCCTTCTTCGGGCGGGTGGTCGACGGCGTGCTCCCGGTCCTGCGCGAGCGGGCGATCCAACCGGTCATGCTGGTCGCGGAGTCGGAGCAGGCAAGGACCCAACTGGTGGAGTACCTGCGGCAGGGGGGCGCCGACGGCGCGCTCGTGGTCTCGCTCGACGCGGACGACCCGCTGCCGGCGATGCTGGTGGCGGCCGGGCTCCCCACGGTGCTGTTCGGCCGCCCCCACGACGCGCCGCGGTGCGGCTTCGTCGACCTCGACAACGCCGCGGGCGCCCGGCTGGCCGCCGAGCACCTGTGGGCCACGGGCCGGCGGCGACCGGCCGTCATCGCCGCACCGGTCACCGCCCCCACGGCGCGCGAACGCCTCGACGGCTTCCGGGAGGCGTTCGCGGCCCGCGGGGTGACGTCCGTGCCCGTCGTACGGGGCCGGTTCACCGTCGACAGCGGCAGACGCGCCATGGCGAGACTGCTGCAGGACCACCCGGGGATCGACGCGGTGTTCGCCGCGAACGACCTGATGGCTCAGGGCGCCTGCCAGTACCTGTGCGAGCGGGGGGTGGCCGTCCCCGGCTCCGTGGCCGTGGTGGGCTTCGACGACTCGGTGGCCGCGCGGAGGGCGCGGCCGACGCTGACCACCGTGCGGCAGCCGGTGGAGCGGATGGCGGCCGCCATGGCCGGGCTCCTGGTCGAGGAGCTCGACGGCGGCCGGACCGGACGGGCCCCGGCCCCGAAGCCGTCCGAGCCCGCCTCGAAGGTGTTCGAGCCGGTGCTCGTCGTCCGCGAGTCCGCCTGA
- a CDS encoding discoidin domain-containing protein, which produces MSSVGSPPAFRRPASAARRATVGTLVASLAGGLLAVLPAATAHAAPTLLSQGKTATASSTEGAAYAASAAVDGNLTGTRWASQWTDAQWVQVDLGQSATLSHALLTWEGAYGKSYQIQASENGTDWRTVTTVTGGDGGTDDVTLSGTGRYVRMNGLTRGTGYGYSLWEFQVYGSTDGGGPTLPGGGDLGPNVHVLDPSTPNIQAKLDQVFQEQESAQFGAGRHAFLLKPGTYNGLNAQIGFYTQIAGLGLRPGDTTINGDVTVDAGWFNGNATQNFWRGAEGLTLNPVNGTNRWAVSQASSFRRMHVKGGLNLAPNGYGWASGGYIADSKVDGQVGNYSQQQWYTRDSSIGGWSNSVWNQTFSGVEGAPATSFPEPRYTTLDTTPISREKPYLYLDGNEYKVFAPAKRVNARGTSWANGTPQGESVPLSQFYVVKPGATAATINQALAQGLHLLFTPGVYHVDQTIHVNRANTIVLGLGLATIIPDNGVTAMKVADVDGVRLAGFLIDAGPVNSPTLLELGPQNSGADHAANPTTVQDVYIRIGGAGAGKATTSVVVNSDDAIIDHTWVWRADHGEGWGWETNRADYGVRVNGDDVLATGLFVEHFNKYDVEWYGERGRTIFYQNEKAYDAPNQAAIQNGTTKGYAAYRVDDSVNTHEAWGLGSYCNYNVDPTIVQDHGFKAPVKPGVKFHSLLVVSLGGMGHYNHVINDTGASTIPAGTSTVPSTVVSFP; this is translated from the coding sequence ATGTCCTCCGTCGGGTCCCCACCGGCCTTCCGGCGCCCCGCTTCAGCCGCCAGACGGGCCACCGTCGGCACACTCGTCGCCTCGCTCGCCGGCGGCCTGCTCGCCGTCCTCCCCGCGGCGACCGCACACGCCGCACCCACCCTGCTCTCGCAGGGCAAGACGGCCACCGCCTCGTCCACGGAAGGGGCCGCCTACGCCGCGTCCGCCGCCGTCGACGGCAACCTGACCGGAACCCGCTGGGCCAGCCAGTGGACCGACGCCCAGTGGGTCCAGGTGGACCTCGGCCAGAGCGCCACCCTCAGCCACGCCCTCCTGACCTGGGAGGGGGCCTACGGCAAGAGCTACCAGATCCAGGCCTCCGAGAACGGCACCGACTGGCGGACCGTCACGACCGTCACCGGCGGCGACGGCGGCACCGACGACGTCACCCTCTCCGGCACCGGCCGCTACGTCCGGATGAACGGTCTGACCCGCGGCACCGGATACGGCTACTCCCTCTGGGAGTTCCAGGTGTACGGCTCCACCGACGGCGGCGGTCCGACCCTCCCGGGCGGCGGTGACCTCGGCCCCAACGTCCACGTCCTCGACCCGTCCACCCCGAACATCCAGGCCAAACTGGACCAGGTCTTCCAGGAGCAGGAGTCGGCCCAGTTCGGCGCCGGCCGCCACGCCTTCCTCCTCAAGCCCGGCACGTACAACGGCCTGAACGCGCAGATCGGCTTCTACACCCAGATAGCCGGTCTCGGCCTGCGCCCGGGCGACACCACCATCAACGGTGACGTGACCGTCGACGCCGGCTGGTTCAACGGCAACGCCACCCAGAACTTCTGGCGCGGCGCCGAAGGCCTGACGCTCAACCCCGTCAACGGCACCAACCGGTGGGCGGTCTCCCAGGCATCCTCCTTCCGCCGCATGCACGTCAAGGGCGGCCTCAACCTCGCCCCCAACGGTTACGGCTGGGCCAGCGGCGGCTACATAGCCGACTCGAAGGTCGACGGCCAGGTCGGCAACTACTCGCAGCAGCAGTGGTACACCCGGGACAGTTCCATCGGCGGCTGGTCCAACAGCGTGTGGAACCAGACCTTCTCCGGCGTCGAGGGCGCTCCGGCCACCTCCTTCCCCGAGCCCCGCTACACCACGCTCGACACCACCCCCATCTCCCGTGAGAAGCCCTACCTCTACCTGGACGGCAACGAGTACAAGGTCTTCGCGCCCGCCAAGCGCGTCAACGCCCGCGGCACCAGCTGGGCCAACGGCACTCCGCAGGGCGAGTCCGTCCCGCTGAGCCAGTTCTACGTGGTCAAGCCGGGTGCCACCGCCGCCACGATCAACCAGGCGCTCGCGCAGGGCCTGCACCTGCTCTTCACCCCGGGCGTCTACCACGTCGACCAGACGATCCACGTGAACCGGGCGAACACCATCGTCCTCGGCCTCGGCCTCGCCACGATCATCCCGGACAACGGCGTCACCGCGATGAAGGTCGCCGACGTCGACGGCGTCCGCCTCGCCGGCTTCCTGATCGACGCGGGACCGGTCAACTCCCCGACGCTGCTGGAGCTCGGACCGCAGAACTCCGGCGCGGACCACGCCGCCAACCCCACCACCGTGCAGGACGTGTACATCCGCATCGGCGGCGCCGGCGCCGGCAAGGCCACCACCAGCGTGGTCGTCAACAGTGACGACGCCATCATCGACCACACCTGGGTGTGGCGTGCCGACCACGGCGAGGGCTGGGGCTGGGAGACCAACCGCGCCGACTACGGCGTCCGTGTGAACGGCGACGACGTGCTCGCCACCGGCCTGTTCGTCGAGCACTTCAACAAGTACGACGTCGAGTGGTACGGCGAGCGCGGCCGCACGATCTTCTACCAGAACGAGAAGGCGTACGACGCCCCCAACCAGGCCGCCATCCAGAACGGCACCACGAAGGGGTACGCCGCCTACCGCGTCGACGACTCGGTGAACACCCACGAGGCGTGGGGCCTGGGCAGCTACTGCAACTACAACGTGGACCCGACCATCGTCCAGGACCACGGCTTCAAGGCACCCGTCAAGCCGGGGGTGAAGTTCCACAGCCTCCTGGTGGTGTCCCTCGGCGGCATGGGCCACTACAACCACGTCATCAACGACACCGGGGCGTCCACCATCCCCGCCGGCACCTCGACCGTGCCGTCCACCGTCGTCTCCTTCCCCTGA
- a CDS encoding GH1 family beta-glucosidase, whose translation MTSTAPSVTAQHDELIDLLPPHFRFGAATSAFQIEGAVAEDGRTPSIWDTFCRVPGAVDNGDTGDVACDHYHRMPEDVALLAELGLDTYRFSVSWPRVQPGGRGPANQAGLGFYDRLVDELLGRGITPWLTLYHWDLPQELQDAGGWPARDTAYRFADYAELVHERLGDRVTHWTTLNEPFCSAVLGHVEGIHAPGGRSLADGVRAVHHLHLAHGLAVRRLRAAARRPLDLAVTHLLGTSRPATDSPADREAARRADAIGFRFYLDPILRGAYPQDLIDDLAVHGVEIPVQDGDLSIIASPVDTLGVNYYRSMRTSGADEHGDTTDARGLPVTRNLPHGGLPVTGLGWEVMPHDLTELLLRISRDYPGTPMVVTENGAAYEDHPDVHGHVDDTERTAYLAAHLAAVARARVQGADVRGYFAWSLLDNFEWAYGYAKRFGLVRVDYATQTRTPKRSALWLRDTAGRVRRAE comes from the coding sequence ATGACCTCCACCGCCCCGTCCGTCACCGCCCAGCACGACGAGCTCATCGATCTCCTGCCGCCGCACTTCCGCTTCGGCGCCGCCACGTCCGCGTTCCAGATCGAGGGAGCCGTCGCCGAGGACGGCCGCACCCCCTCGATCTGGGACACCTTCTGCCGCGTCCCCGGAGCCGTCGACAACGGCGACACCGGGGACGTGGCGTGCGACCACTACCACCGCATGCCCGAGGACGTCGCCCTGCTCGCCGAGCTCGGCCTCGACACGTACCGCTTCTCCGTCTCCTGGCCCCGGGTCCAGCCGGGCGGCCGCGGCCCGGCGAATCAGGCGGGGCTCGGCTTCTACGACCGGCTGGTCGACGAGCTCCTCGGGCGCGGGATCACCCCCTGGCTGACCCTGTACCACTGGGACCTGCCGCAGGAGCTCCAGGACGCCGGCGGCTGGCCCGCACGCGACACCGCGTACCGCTTCGCGGACTACGCCGAACTCGTCCATGAGCGCCTCGGTGACCGCGTCACCCACTGGACCACGCTCAACGAGCCCTTCTGCTCGGCCGTCCTCGGTCACGTCGAGGGGATCCACGCGCCGGGCGGTCGTTCCCTGGCCGACGGCGTACGGGCCGTGCACCACCTCCACCTGGCGCACGGCCTCGCGGTCCGGCGGCTGCGCGCCGCGGCCCGCCGTCCGCTCGACCTGGCCGTCACCCACCTCCTGGGCACCAGCAGGCCCGCCACCGACAGCCCCGCCGACCGTGAGGCGGCCCGCCGGGCCGACGCGATCGGCTTCCGCTTCTACCTCGACCCGATCCTGCGCGGCGCGTACCCGCAGGACCTGATCGACGACCTCGCCGTCCACGGGGTCGAGATCCCGGTACAGGACGGCGACCTGTCGATCATCGCGAGCCCCGTCGACACGCTCGGCGTCAACTACTACCGCTCCATGCGCACGTCAGGAGCCGACGAACACGGCGACACCACCGACGCCCGGGGCCTCCCCGTCACCCGCAACCTTCCGCACGGTGGTCTCCCGGTCACCGGCCTCGGCTGGGAGGTCATGCCCCACGACCTCACCGAGCTGCTGCTCCGCATCTCCCGCGACTACCCCGGCACCCCGATGGTCGTCACCGAGAACGGCGCCGCGTACGAGGACCACCCCGACGTCCACGGCCACGTCGACGACACCGAACGCACCGCCTACCTCGCCGCCCATCTGGCCGCGGTCGCCCGGGCCCGTGTTCAAGGGGCCGACGTCCGGGGCTACTTCGCCTGGTCGCTCCTGGACAACTTCGAATGGGCCTACGGCTACGCCAAGCGCTTCGGCCTCGTACGCGTCGACTACGCCACCCAGACCCGGACCCCGAAGCGCAGCGCCCTGTGGCTCCGCGACACGGCCGGGCGCGTGCGGCGCGCGGAGTGA
- a CDS encoding discoidin domain-containing protein, whose product MSLVTLGALLASSLTLSLSPQAQAAETLLSQGKAATASSQEGEAFTAGAAVDGNLTGTRWASQWRDGEWIQVDLGASKNLSRVVLNWEGAYGKAYEIQASDNGTDWRTLKAVSGGDGGTDDLAVSGSGRYVRMQGLARSGGYGYSLWEFQVYGTDGGTNPPPAGAVRITGSQGNWQLTVGGQPYTVKGLTWGPAMADAPRYMPDLKSMGVNTVRTWGTDASSKPLLDAAAAQGLKVVNGFWLQPGGGPGAGGCVNYVTDTTYKNTMLTEFAKWVDTYKSHPATLMWNVGNESVLGLQNCYGGTELEAQRNAYTTFVNDVAKKIHTIDPDHPVTSTDAWTGAWPYYKRNAPDLDLYSMNSYGNLCKVRQDWIDGGYDKPYIITEGGPAGEWEVPDDVNGIPDEPTDVQKADGYTKAWGCVTGHQGVALGATLFHYGLEHDFGGVWFNLLPDGLKRLSYYAVKKAYTGSAGDNTPPVITNMTVSPASAAPAGREFTVRADIRDPEGDQVTPKIYLSGNYANGDKRLVDAQYRSLGNGTFAVTAPEKLGVWKVYIQAEDGRGNAGIETKSVKVVAPPVTGTNIALNRPTTASSAQASYGDCPCPASNATDGNTTTRWASDWSDPQWIQVDLGSAKPIRTLQLVWDPAYAKSYDVQVSDDGNTWRTVHTTTTGNGDIDTVETATTARYVKLQLTARGTGWGYSLHEFGVYS is encoded by the coding sequence ATGTCCCTCGTGACGCTCGGCGCCCTTCTGGCGTCCTCGCTCACCCTGAGTCTGTCCCCGCAGGCACAGGCCGCGGAGACGCTTCTCTCCCAGGGCAAGGCGGCCACCGCCTCCTCCCAGGAGGGTGAGGCGTTCACCGCCGGCGCCGCCGTCGACGGCAACCTGACCGGTACCCGGTGGGCGAGCCAGTGGCGAGACGGCGAATGGATCCAGGTCGATCTCGGTGCGAGCAAGAACCTGAGCCGCGTCGTGCTCAACTGGGAGGGCGCCTACGGCAAGGCGTACGAGATCCAGGCGTCCGACAACGGCACCGACTGGCGGACCCTGAAGGCCGTGTCGGGCGGCGACGGCGGCACGGACGATCTCGCCGTCTCCGGCTCGGGCCGGTACGTCCGCATGCAGGGCCTCGCACGTTCCGGCGGCTACGGCTACTCCCTGTGGGAGTTCCAGGTCTACGGCACCGACGGCGGGACCAATCCTCCGCCGGCGGGCGCGGTCAGGATCACCGGCTCGCAGGGCAACTGGCAGCTGACCGTCGGCGGGCAGCCGTACACGGTGAAGGGCCTCACCTGGGGCCCGGCGATGGCCGATGCTCCCCGCTACATGCCGGACCTGAAGTCCATGGGCGTCAACACCGTCCGGACCTGGGGGACGGATGCCTCCAGCAAGCCCCTGCTGGACGCCGCGGCCGCCCAGGGGCTGAAGGTCGTCAACGGCTTCTGGCTCCAGCCCGGCGGCGGCCCCGGTGCCGGCGGGTGTGTCAACTACGTCACCGACACGACGTACAAGAACACCATGCTCACCGAGTTCGCCAAGTGGGTCGACACCTACAAGTCCCACCCGGCGACGCTGATGTGGAACGTCGGCAACGAGTCCGTCCTCGGCCTGCAGAACTGTTACGGCGGCACCGAGCTGGAGGCCCAGCGCAACGCGTACACGACCTTCGTCAACGACGTCGCCAAGAAGATCCACACCATCGACCCCGACCACCCCGTCACCTCCACGGACGCGTGGACCGGCGCCTGGCCCTACTACAAGCGCAACGCCCCGGACCTCGACCTGTACTCGATGAACTCCTACGGCAACCTCTGCAAGGTGCGCCAGGACTGGATCGACGGCGGCTACGACAAGCCGTACATCATCACCGAGGGCGGCCCCGCCGGCGAGTGGGAGGTCCCCGACGACGTCAACGGCATCCCCGACGAGCCCACCGACGTCCAGAAGGCCGACGGCTACACCAAGGCCTGGGGCTGCGTCACCGGCCACCAGGGCGTCGCCCTCGGCGCCACCCTCTTCCACTACGGCCTGGAGCACGACTTCGGCGGCGTCTGGTTCAACCTGCTGCCCGACGGCCTGAAGCGACTGTCGTACTACGCCGTGAAGAAGGCGTACACCGGCTCCGCGGGTGACAACACCCCGCCCGTCATCACGAACATGACCGTCAGCCCGGCCTCCGCGGCCCCGGCAGGCCGTGAGTTCACGGTCCGCGCCGACATCCGTGACCCCGAAGGAGACCAGGTCACCCCCAAGATCTACCTCAGCGGGAACTACGCCAACGGCGACAAGCGCCTCGTCGACGCGCAGTACCGCTCCCTGGGCAACGGCACCTTCGCCGTCACCGCGCCCGAGAAGCTCGGTGTGTGGAAGGTCTACATCCAGGCCGAGGACGGCCGCGGCAACGCCGGCATCGAGACGAAGTCCGTCAAGGTCGTCGCCCCGCCCGTCACCGGCACGAACATCGCCCTGAACAGGCCCACCACCGCCTCGTCCGCCCAGGCCTCCTACGGAGACTGCCCCTGCCCCGCCTCCAACGCCACCGACGGCAACACCACCACCCGCTGGGCCAGCGACTGGAGCGACCCGCAGTGGATCCAGGTCGACCTCGGCTCGGCCAAGCCCATCCGCACCCTGCAGCTCGTCTGGGACCCCGCCTACGCCAAGTCCTACGACGTGCAGGTCTCCGACGACGGGAACACCTGGCGGACGGTCCACACCACCACCACGGGCAACGGAGACATCGACACCGTCGAGACCGCCACCACCGCCCGGTACGTCAAGCTCCAGCTCACCGCGCGCGGCACCGGGTGGGGCTACTCCCTCCACGAGTTCGGCGTCTACAGCTGA
- a CDS encoding DUF1996 domain-containing protein — MRSSPKRLPALLLGTALIAGALGIGTIASAAGADNGTSPPAAAAGAHTGHVMAASTQASGDDADGDGYIPAVPQVTGVTPSTATPPPAYHHEFQAGCAVTHTAPDDPIVYPGQFGRSHDHTFMGNTSTNAASTTGSLYGGNTTCKAPADASAYWMPSLYNGDQKILPVGPQVIYYKAGVTDYRSVRPFPKGLRFVVGNPMQSAEEFRAHKGFVEGWECGDSFFNTDFPASCPSRPDVQLNLRMQAPSCWNGLYLDTPDHKSHMAYPVVKPGTNDNMCPASHPVALPMIEFKMAWPVNGDMSQVRLASGRGYSFHYDFFNAWEERTLKAMVDHCIVGGLQCDTRGFDLYRPERGAVLNADHRLP, encoded by the coding sequence ATGAGATCGAGTCCGAAGCGGCTCCCCGCACTCCTCCTCGGCACGGCCCTCATCGCCGGCGCCCTCGGCATCGGCACCATCGCCTCCGCCGCGGGCGCGGACAACGGCACCTCGCCCCCCGCCGCCGCGGCCGGCGCTCACACCGGACACGTCATGGCCGCGTCCACCCAGGCCTCGGGCGACGACGCCGACGGAGACGGCTACATCCCGGCCGTACCCCAGGTCACCGGTGTGACACCGTCCACCGCCACCCCGCCCCCGGCCTACCATCACGAGTTCCAGGCCGGCTGCGCCGTCACCCACACCGCGCCGGACGACCCGATCGTCTACCCGGGCCAGTTCGGCAGGTCCCACGACCACACGTTCATGGGCAACACCTCCACCAACGCCGCCAGCACCACCGGCTCGCTCTACGGGGGCAACACCACCTGCAAGGCGCCCGCGGACGCCTCCGCCTACTGGATGCCCTCGCTGTACAACGGCGATCAGAAGATCCTGCCCGTCGGCCCGCAGGTCATCTACTACAAGGCGGGCGTCACCGACTACCGGAGCGTGCGGCCCTTCCCCAAGGGTCTGCGGTTCGTCGTCGGCAACCCGATGCAGAGCGCCGAGGAGTTCCGCGCCCACAAGGGCTTCGTCGAGGGCTGGGAATGCGGTGACAGCTTCTTCAACACCGACTTCCCGGCGAGCTGTCCGAGCCGGCCCGACGTCCAGCTCAACCTGCGCATGCAGGCTCCCAGTTGCTGGAACGGCCTGTACCTCGACACCCCGGACCACAAGAGCCACATGGCCTACCCGGTGGTCAAGCCCGGCACCAACGACAACATGTGCCCGGCCTCCCACCCGGTCGCCCTGCCGATGATCGAGTTCAAGATGGCATGGCCGGTCAACGGCGACATGTCCCAGGTCCGCCTGGCCAGCGGCCGCGGCTACTCCTTCCACTACGACTTCTTCAACGCGTGGGAGGAGCGCACCCTCAAGGCCATGGTCGACCACTGCATCGTCGGCGGCCTGCAGTGCGACACGCGGGGCTTCGACCTGTACCGCCCCGAACGCGGTGCCGTACTGAACGCAGACCACCGACTGCCCTGA